One genomic segment of Pseudomonas fortuita includes these proteins:
- a CDS encoding FAD-dependent oxidoreductase, translating into MPFALLKYGLSADYPVEVDLPPPCELKPRYDVVIIGAGGHGLAIAYYLARYHGVTNVAVLEKAYLGGGNTARNTAVIRSNYLTSEGVRFYAESVRMFQNLSNEFDFNIMYSERGQLTLAHTDATVRAFRQRAEVNKHFGGRTEMIDRQQIRELVPSLNLDPGHLPVLAGLWHIDGATARHDAVAWGYAKQAAKRGVEIHPLTEVQDLLIRNGRIEAVKTNRGTVQCGCVVQAVAGASSLLMAKAGIRAPIHTYPLQAMVTQPFKPFLDPLVSSSALHCYVQQTSRGEIVFGGGSDPYPLYNTRSTLDLKESLLAHAIEMFPFMANAKLMRQWAGMTDMTPDYSPIMGLSPVHNYYLDAGWGTWGFKATPICGKTMAELVASGGKVPEMIAPFALERFSRFQQVNEMGATAASH; encoded by the coding sequence ATGCCTTTCGCCCTGCTGAAATACGGCCTGAGTGCCGACTACCCGGTGGAGGTCGACCTGCCGCCACCGTGCGAACTCAAGCCACGCTATGACGTGGTGATCATTGGCGCCGGCGGCCATGGCCTGGCCATCGCCTACTACCTCGCCAGGTACCATGGCGTGACCAACGTCGCTGTGCTGGAAAAGGCCTACCTGGGCGGTGGCAATACCGCACGCAACACCGCGGTTATCCGCTCCAACTACCTCACCAGCGAAGGTGTGCGCTTTTACGCAGAATCGGTGCGCATGTTCCAGAACCTGTCGAACGAGTTCGACTTCAACATCATGTATTCCGAGCGCGGCCAGCTCACCCTGGCGCACACCGATGCCACCGTGCGCGCCTTCCGCCAGCGGGCCGAAGTCAACAAGCACTTCGGCGGGCGCACCGAAATGATCGACCGCCAGCAGATTCGTGAACTGGTGCCCAGCCTTAACCTCGACCCCGGCCACCTGCCGGTGCTGGCGGGCCTTTGGCACATCGACGGCGCCACCGCGCGCCATGACGCAGTCGCCTGGGGCTACGCCAAGCAGGCAGCCAAGCGTGGCGTGGAAATCCACCCGCTGACCGAAGTGCAGGACCTGCTGATTCGCAATGGCCGCATCGAAGCGGTCAAGACCAACCGTGGCACCGTACAGTGCGGCTGCGTGGTCCAGGCCGTGGCCGGCGCCAGTTCGCTGCTGATGGCCAAGGCTGGCATACGTGCGCCGATTCACACCTACCCGCTCCAGGCCATGGTCACGCAGCCGTTCAAGCCGTTCCTCGATCCGCTGGTCAGTTCGTCGGCACTGCACTGTTATGTGCAGCAGACCAGCCGTGGCGAGATCGTCTTTGGCGGCGGCTCCGACCCCTACCCGCTGTACAACACGCGCTCCACACTGGATCTCAAGGAAAGCCTGCTGGCCCACGCCATCGAGATGTTCCCGTTCATGGCCAACGCCAAGCTGATGCGCCAGTGGGCCGGGATGACCGACATGACCCCGGACTACAGCCCGATCATGGGCCTGTCGCCGGTGCACAACTACTACCTGGACGCCGGCTGGGGCACCTGGGGCTTCAAGGCCACGCCAATTTGCGGCAAGACCATGGCCGAGCTGGTGGCCAGCGGCGGCAAAGTGCCCGAAATGATCGCCCCCTTCGCTCTGGAGCGCTTCAGCCGCTTCCAGCAAGTCAACGAAATGGGCGCCACTGCGGCCAGCCACTAG
- a CDS encoding ABC transporter permease has translation MKVAINALHNAQGAPTGTGAPGTAPRRTSLSQRWKGSRNLLPALLFLGLFFFAPLVGLLLRGVLEPTPGLGNYEQLFANSAYARVLFNTFSVAGVVTLISVLLGFPLAWAITLVPKGWGRWLLNIVLLSMWTSLLARTYSWLVLLQSSGVINKALMAMGIIDTPLEMVHNLTGVVIGMSYIMIPFIVLPLQATMHAIDPMVLQAGSICGASPWTNFWKVFLPLCRSGLFSGALMVFVMSLGYYVTPALLGGAQNMMLPEFIIQQVQSFLNWGLASAAAALLVAITLVLFYLYLKLQPESPVGNAR, from the coding sequence ATGAAAGTCGCCATCAACGCCCTGCATAACGCGCAAGGTGCCCCCACGGGCACCGGCGCCCCTGGGACGGCCCCTCGCCGCACCAGCCTGAGCCAACGCTGGAAAGGCAGCCGCAACCTACTGCCGGCCCTGCTGTTTCTTGGCTTGTTCTTCTTCGCACCGCTGGTCGGCCTGTTGCTGCGTGGCGTGCTGGAGCCAACGCCGGGGCTGGGCAACTACGAGCAGCTGTTTGCCAACTCAGCCTACGCACGGGTGCTGTTCAACACCTTCTCGGTAGCTGGCGTAGTCACCCTGATCAGCGTGCTGCTGGGCTTCCCACTGGCTTGGGCGATCACCCTGGTGCCCAAGGGCTGGGGCCGCTGGCTGCTGAACATCGTGCTGCTGTCGATGTGGACCAGCCTGCTGGCGCGCACCTACTCGTGGCTGGTGTTGCTGCAAAGCTCGGGGGTGATCAACAAGGCGTTGATGGCCATGGGTATCATCGATACCCCGCTGGAAATGGTGCATAACCTCACGGGCGTGGTAATCGGCATGAGCTACATCATGATCCCGTTCATCGTGCTGCCGCTGCAGGCCACCATGCACGCCATCGACCCGATGGTGCTGCAGGCCGGTTCCATCTGCGGCGCCAGCCCGTGGACCAACTTCTGGAAGGTGTTCCTGCCGCTGTGCCGTTCGGGGCTGTTCTCCGGGGCGCTGATGGTGTTCGTGATGTCGCTGGGCTACTACGTTACTCCTGCGCTGCTGGGCGGGGCGCAGAACATGATGCTGCCCGAATTCATCATCCAGCAGGTGCAGTCGTTCCTCAACTGGGGCTTGGCCAGCGCCGCTGCGGCATTGCTGGTGGCGATCACCCTGGTGCTCTTCTACCTGTACCTGAAGCTGCAGCCGGAATCCCCGGTCGGCAACGCGAGGTAA
- a CDS encoding sarcosine oxidase: protein MTRLQAEAFLPHSPRAEWRHTCALTDLTDVARVGFRGGDTAAYLQQRGYRLPPQPNQAVRQDDGGWVARLSQTEYLLLGSLAEKGARVAGAEAEWVQDAQRNYLLPRQDSHAWLQLSGALGSAVMAKLCAVDLRAEAFPAGAVAQTSVARINVIVVNVGSDERPTLQLLFDRASRVYMRAAMLDAMDEFDGGLIELGALVG from the coding sequence ATGACCCGTTTGCAAGCCGAAGCGTTTCTCCCTCACAGCCCGCGGGCCGAGTGGCGGCACACCTGCGCGTTGACCGACCTGACCGATGTGGCACGGGTCGGGTTTCGCGGGGGTGACACCGCCGCCTACCTGCAGCAGCGCGGCTACCGTTTGCCGCCGCAGCCGAACCAGGCCGTGCGCCAGGACGACGGCGGCTGGGTAGCGCGGTTGTCGCAGACCGAGTACCTGCTGCTGGGCAGCCTGGCCGAAAAAGGCGCACGGGTGGCTGGCGCAGAGGCCGAGTGGGTGCAGGATGCCCAGCGTAACTACTTGCTGCCGCGCCAGGACAGCCATGCCTGGCTGCAGCTGTCTGGAGCCCTTGGCAGTGCGGTGATGGCCAAGTTGTGCGCAGTGGACTTGCGTGCCGAGGCGTTTCCGGCCGGGGCGGTGGCGCAGACTTCGGTGGCACGCATCAATGTGATTGTGGTGAATGTGGGCAGCGATGAGCGTCCAACATTACAGTTGCTGTTTGATCGGGCGTCACGGGTGTACATGCGGGCAGCGATGCTGGATGCCATGGATGAATTCGATGGCGGTTTGATTGAGCTGGGTGCGTTGGTGGGTTGA
- the purU gene encoding formyltetrahydrofolate deformylase, with product MHPAPDHFILRVSCPAVSGIVAAVTTYLAEHGCYISEMAQFDDEDNGRFFMRAVFRFNTGIRGDTPQLEAGFTDVAQRFGMQWSLHSSARPMRVLLMVSKFDHCLSDLLYRHAKGELDMHITAVVSNHLDLRPMAERQGIRFVYLPVTKDTKAEQEAALLRIVEDTGTELVVLARYMQILSDDLCRQLSGRAINIHHSFLPGFKGAKPYHQAYQRGVKLIGATAHYVTSDLDEGPIIEQEVQRVDHAYAPDDLVAIGRDTETIALSRAVKYHLEHRVFLNHDRTVIFK from the coding sequence ATGCACCCCGCTCCCGATCACTTCATCCTGCGCGTCAGTTGCCCGGCCGTGTCCGGCATCGTCGCCGCAGTGACCACCTACCTGGCCGAGCACGGTTGCTACATCAGCGAGATGGCGCAGTTCGACGACGAGGACAATGGGCGCTTCTTCATGCGCGCGGTGTTTCGCTTCAACACCGGTATCCGTGGTGATACGCCGCAACTGGAGGCAGGCTTTACCGACGTGGCCCAGCGCTTCGGCATGCAGTGGAGCCTGCACAGTAGCGCCCGGCCGATGCGCGTGCTGCTGATGGTGAGCAAGTTCGACCACTGCCTGTCCGACCTGCTGTACCGCCACGCCAAGGGCGAGCTGGACATGCACATTACCGCTGTGGTCTCCAACCACCTGGACCTGCGCCCGATGGCCGAGCGCCAGGGTATCCGCTTCGTCTACCTGCCGGTGACCAAAGACACCAAGGCCGAACAGGAAGCCGCGCTGCTGCGCATCGTCGAGGACACTGGCACCGAACTAGTGGTGCTGGCGCGCTACATGCAAATCCTCTCCGATGACCTGTGCCGGCAGCTGTCGGGGCGGGCGATCAACATCCATCACTCGTTCCTGCCCGGTTTCAAAGGTGCCAAGCCCTACCACCAGGCCTATCAGCGCGGGGTCAAACTGATCGGCGCCACCGCCCACTACGTGACCAGCGACCTGGACGAGGGCCCGATCATCGAGCAGGAAGTGCAGCGCGTGGACCACGCCTACGCACCGGACGATCTGGTGGCCATCGGCCGCGACACCGAGACCATCGCCCTGTCCCGCGCCGTGAAATACCACCTGGAACACCGGGTGTTCCTTAACCACGACCGCACGGTGATCTTCAAATGA
- a CDS encoding DUF1330 domain-containing protein gives MKAYWIAHVDVTDPEQYQQYTQRAPAAFKAFGGRFLARGGRSEAMEGRPTPQRSVVIEFDSYEQAVACYRSALYQEACSHRQGVAKAEVIIVEGFEP, from the coding sequence ATGAAGGCCTATTGGATCGCCCACGTGGACGTAACCGACCCCGAGCAATACCAGCAGTACACCCAACGCGCTCCGGCAGCCTTCAAGGCATTCGGCGGCCGCTTCCTGGCACGTGGCGGGCGCAGTGAGGCGATGGAAGGGCGGCCAACCCCGCAGCGTAGCGTGGTGATCGAGTTTGATTCGTACGAGCAGGCCGTGGCGTGTTACCGGTCCGCGCTGTACCAGGAGGCGTGCAGCCATCGCCAGGGGGTGGCGAAGGCTGAAGTGATCATTGTCGAAGGGTTTGAACCCTGA
- the folD gene encoding bifunctional methylenetetrahydrofolate dehydrogenase/methenyltetrahydrofolate cyclohydrolase FolD produces MSALLSVKLIDGKATAARVLAEVREQVLELRQGGVQPGLAVVLVGADAASHVYVRNKVLRAEEVGIRSLEHRLHADTTQAHLLTLIDRLNRDPEVNGILVQLPLPGHIDEHRVLQAISPFKDVDGFHSENVGGLAQGRDVLTPCTPSACMRLLRDACGELRGKHAVVVGRSNIVGKPMAALLLQADCTVTVVHSHSRDLPALCRQADILVAAVGQPRLIGADWLKPGAMVIDVGINRVDDGGHSRLVGDVDFAAALPQVAGITPVPGGVGPMTIAYLMKNTLLALDLQQQAAHQERT; encoded by the coding sequence ATGAGCGCCCTTCTCAGCGTCAAGCTGATCGACGGCAAGGCCACCGCCGCGCGGGTGCTGGCCGAAGTGCGCGAGCAGGTGCTGGAACTGCGCCAGGGCGGCGTGCAACCCGGCCTGGCCGTGGTGCTGGTGGGCGCCGATGCCGCCAGCCACGTGTACGTACGCAACAAAGTGCTGCGCGCCGAAGAGGTGGGCATCCGCTCGCTGGAACATCGCCTGCACGCCGACACCACCCAGGCCCACCTGCTGACCTTGATCGACCGCCTGAACCGCGACCCGGAGGTAAACGGCATCCTCGTGCAACTGCCGTTGCCCGGGCACATCGACGAGCACCGTGTATTGCAAGCCATCAGCCCGTTCAAGGACGTGGACGGCTTCCACAGCGAGAACGTTGGTGGCCTGGCCCAAGGCCGCGATGTGCTCACCCCGTGCACCCCCAGCGCTTGCATGCGCCTGCTGCGCGACGCCTGTGGCGAGCTGCGCGGCAAGCATGCGGTGGTGGTCGGCCGCTCGAACATTGTCGGCAAACCCATGGCTGCCCTGCTGCTGCAGGCCGACTGTACGGTGACCGTGGTGCACTCGCACAGCCGCGACCTGCCAGCGCTTTGCCGCCAGGCCGACATCCTGGTGGCGGCAGTGGGCCAGCCACGGCTGATCGGTGCCGACTGGCTCAAGCCCGGCGCGATGGTGATCGACGTCGGCATCAACCGCGTCGATGACGGCGGCCACAGCCGCCTGGTCGGTGATGTCGACTTCGCCGCTGCCCTGCCCCAGGTCGCCGGCATTACTCCGGTGCCCGGCGGCGTCGGCCCGATGACCATCGCCTACCTGATGAAAAACACCCTGCTCGCCCTCGACCTGCAACAACAGGCCGCCCACCAGGAGCGCACCTGA
- a CDS encoding FAD-dependent oxidoreductase, whose product MNSHTRLPAPMGLLIDRERPLRFQFDGQACQGFAGDTIASALLGNGRWLLSRSFKYHRPRGPLSMAGQDANTLVQLPDEPNVLADLEAACEGQVVTGQNFNGSLEHDRDACLGKFSRFMPVGFYYRSFYKPKGMWKVWEPLIRKKADLGVLDLGFKPQYYDKAYLFVDVAVIGGGPAGLRAALDAANAGAKVLLIEQQPVLGGSLTYARFDIAGTRAASLRQELLAAIEVHPNIQVLLDATCNGWFTDNYLPVIQHTRLYKVRASRCLVAAGSFDQPVVFRNNDLPGVMLTSAAQRLMKLYAVKPGQRAVILTGHDDGYLAALDLQEQGVAVAAVVDMRAAPADAALAAELKRRDIPVYLGSTVYEALHEAGMRHVNGVDIRPITGQGKVGPHGLRLACDLLCMSAGYMPVYQLLCQAGGKLAYDVNRDEFTISDLPAGLGIAGSVNGRHALTNVLADATREAADAVAALGLQAPPQSVFSAEAKVNFPWPIFAHPKGKDFVDFDEDLQVRDIVNATRSGYRDVQLVKRFSTVGMGPSQGRHSALPTARLVAQATGRSISETGVTTARPPFQAEKLAHVAGRAFDPYRQTPMHRRHLQAGAKMMPAGTWQRPAYYGKPEERERCMQEEARHVREKVGLIDVSTLGGLDVRGPDAAELLERVYTFGFAKLPVGRTRYALMTNEQGVVIDDGVCARLGEQHFYVTATTSGVDRIYQQMLKWNAQWRLDVDITNVTAALAAVNLAGPLSRQVLAKVCADVDLSAEAFPYLGVRLGNVAGIPARILRVGFVGELGYEVHVPARHAERLWDELMQAGAGLGIRPFGVETQRLLRLEKGHVIISQDTDGMTHPAEIDMQWAIGRKKPFFVGKRSIEILEAQPLKRKLVGFTLPKGSPQPLEGHLVLDGPDISGNVTSCEYSQTVGQIIGLAYAGAHQATPGMHIPIRVQGGAMVQAKVVQLPFHDPDNQRQEL is encoded by the coding sequence ATGAACAGCCACACCCGCCTCCCTGCGCCCATGGGCCTGCTGATCGACCGCGAGCGGCCCCTGCGCTTCCAGTTCGATGGCCAGGCCTGCCAGGGCTTTGCCGGTGACACCATTGCCAGCGCCCTGCTCGGTAACGGCCGCTGGCTGCTGTCGCGTTCGTTCAAATACCATCGCCCACGCGGCCCGCTGAGCATGGCCGGGCAGGATGCCAACACCCTGGTGCAGTTGCCTGACGAACCCAACGTGCTGGCCGACCTGGAGGCCGCATGCGAGGGCCAGGTGGTCACAGGGCAGAACTTCAACGGCAGCCTGGAGCATGACCGCGACGCCTGTCTGGGCAAGTTTTCACGCTTCATGCCGGTGGGCTTCTACTACCGCTCGTTCTACAAGCCCAAGGGCATGTGGAAAGTGTGGGAACCGCTGATTCGCAAAAAGGCCGACCTGGGCGTGCTCGACCTTGGCTTCAAGCCGCAGTACTACGACAAAGCCTATCTGTTCGTCGATGTGGCGGTCATCGGCGGCGGCCCCGCCGGCCTGCGCGCCGCGCTGGACGCGGCCAATGCCGGGGCCAAGGTGCTGCTCATCGAACAACAGCCGGTACTGGGAGGCTCGCTCACCTACGCCCGCTTCGACATCGCCGGCACCCGCGCCGCCAGCCTGCGCCAGGAGCTGTTGGCCGCCATCGAGGTCCACCCGAACATCCAGGTACTGCTGGATGCCACCTGCAACGGCTGGTTCACCGACAACTACTTGCCAGTGATCCAGCACACACGCTTGTACAAGGTGCGTGCCAGCCGTTGCCTGGTGGCAGCCGGTTCGTTCGACCAGCCGGTGGTGTTTCGCAATAACGACCTGCCGGGCGTGATGCTGACCAGCGCTGCCCAGCGGCTGATGAAGCTGTATGCGGTCAAGCCCGGCCAGCGCGCGGTGATCCTCACCGGCCACGATGACGGCTATCTGGCCGCCCTCGACTTGCAGGAGCAAGGCGTGGCCGTGGCCGCAGTGGTCGATATGCGCGCTGCGCCGGCCGATGCCGCACTGGCCGCCGAACTGAAGCGCCGCGATATCCCCGTGTACCTGGGCAGCACGGTGTACGAAGCACTGCACGAAGCGGGTATGCGTCATGTGAACGGCGTGGACATTCGCCCGATCACCGGCCAGGGCAAGGTCGGCCCTCATGGCCTGCGCCTGGCTTGCGACCTGCTGTGCATGTCGGCGGGCTACATGCCGGTATACCAGCTGCTGTGCCAGGCCGGTGGCAAGTTGGCCTATGACGTCAACCGCGACGAGTTCACCATCAGCGACCTGCCAGCCGGGTTGGGCATCGCCGGCTCGGTGAACGGCCGTCACGCGCTGACCAACGTGCTGGCCGATGCCACGCGCGAGGCTGCCGATGCAGTGGCAGCGCTGGGCCTGCAAGCGCCACCACAATCGGTGTTCAGCGCCGAAGCCAAGGTCAATTTCCCCTGGCCAATCTTTGCGCACCCCAAGGGCAAGGATTTCGTCGACTTCGACGAAGACCTGCAGGTGCGCGACATCGTCAACGCCACCCGCAGCGGCTATCGCGACGTGCAGTTGGTCAAGCGCTTTTCCACGGTCGGCATGGGCCCGTCCCAAGGCCGCCACTCGGCGCTGCCCACCGCACGCCTGGTAGCGCAGGCGACCGGCCGCAGCATCAGCGAGACCGGGGTGACTACTGCCCGCCCACCGTTCCAGGCAGAAAAGCTGGCGCATGTCGCCGGCCGTGCCTTCGACCCTTACCGGCAAACGCCAATGCACCGCCGCCACTTGCAAGCCGGGGCGAAAATGATGCCTGCCGGCACCTGGCAACGCCCGGCCTACTACGGCAAGCCCGAGGAACGTGAGCGCTGCATGCAGGAAGAAGCCCGCCATGTGCGCGAAAAAGTCGGCCTGATCGACGTGTCTACCTTGGGCGGCCTGGACGTGCGCGGCCCAGACGCCGCAGAACTGCTGGAGCGCGTCTACACCTTCGGCTTTGCCAAGCTGCCTGTCGGCCGCACCCGCTACGCGCTGATGACCAACGAACAGGGCGTGGTGATCGACGACGGCGTCTGCGCACGCCTGGGCGAGCAACACTTCTATGTCACCGCCACCACCAGCGGCGTGGACCGCATCTATCAACAGATGCTGAAGTGGAACGCGCAGTGGCGCCTGGACGTGGACATCACCAACGTCACCGCCGCCCTGGCCGCGGTAAACCTGGCCGGGCCACTGTCACGCCAGGTGCTGGCCAAGGTGTGCGCTGACGTGGACCTGTCGGCCGAAGCCTTCCCCTACCTCGGCGTACGCCTGGGCAATGTAGCGGGCATCCCCGCACGCATCCTGCGGGTCGGCTTCGTCGGTGAGCTGGGCTACGAAGTGCATGTGCCGGCGCGCCATGCCGAGCGCCTGTGGGACGAACTGATGCAAGCCGGTGCAGGCCTGGGTATTCGCCCTTTCGGCGTCGAGACCCAGCGCCTGCTACGCCTGGAAAAAGGCCATGTGATCATCAGCCAGGATACCGACGGCATGACCCACCCGGCAGAGATCGACATGCAATGGGCCATCGGCCGCAAGAAGCCGTTCTTCGTCGGCAAGCGCTCCATCGAAATCCTTGAGGCGCAGCCGCTCAAGCGCAAGCTGGTCGGTTTCACCCTGCCGAAGGGCAGCCCGCAACCACTGGAGGGGCACCTGGTGCTGGACGGGCCGGACATCAGCGGCAACGTCACTTCCTGCGAATACTCGCAAACCGTAGGGCAGATCATCGGCCTGGCCTATGCCGGTGCCCACCAGGCCACCCCAGGCATGCACATCCCGATCCGCGTGCAGGGCGGCGCGATGGTGCAGGCCAAGGTGGTGCAACTGCCGTTCCACGATCCCGACAACCAGCGCCAGGAGCTCTGA
- the ribBA gene encoding bifunctional 3,4-dihydroxy-2-butanone-4-phosphate synthase/GTP cyclohydrolase II: MAFNTIEELLEDYRQGKMVLLVDDEDRENEGDLLIAAERCDAQAINFMAREARGLICLTLTDEHCQRLGLEQMVPANGSAFSTAFTVSIEAATGVTTGISAADRARTVAAAMAPTARPEDLVQPGHIFPLRAREGGVLTRAGHTEAGCDLARLAGFSPASVIVEVLNDDGTMARRPDLEVFAARHGIKIGTIADLIHYRLSTEQTIKRIGERELPTVHGTFRLVTYEDRIEGGVHMAMVMGDIRREQPTLVRVHVIDPLRDLVGAEYAGPPNWTLWAALQKVADEGTGVVVILANHESSQALLERVPQLTQPVRPYQRGQSKVYSEVGTGAQILQDLGVGKLRHLGPPLKYAGLAGYELEVVQSIAFEPVMPG, encoded by the coding sequence ATGGCATTCAACACCATCGAGGAACTTCTAGAGGACTACCGGCAAGGCAAGATGGTCCTGCTGGTGGATGACGAGGACCGAGAGAACGAAGGCGACCTGCTGATCGCTGCCGAGCGTTGCGACGCCCAGGCCATCAACTTCATGGCCCGCGAAGCGCGTGGCCTGATCTGCCTGACCCTGACCGACGAACACTGCCAGCGCCTGGGCCTGGAGCAGATGGTACCGGCCAACGGCAGCGCTTTCAGCACGGCGTTCACCGTGTCGATCGAGGCGGCCACCGGCGTCACCACCGGCATTTCCGCCGCCGACCGGGCGCGCACCGTGGCAGCGGCCATGGCCCCCACCGCCCGCCCCGAAGACCTGGTACAACCCGGCCACATCTTCCCCCTGCGTGCCCGCGAAGGCGGCGTGCTGACCCGCGCCGGCCACACCGAGGCCGGCTGCGACCTGGCGCGCCTGGCTGGCTTCAGCCCGGCGTCGGTCATTGTTGAAGTGCTGAATGACGACGGCACCATGGCCCGCCGCCCTGACCTTGAAGTGTTCGCCGCCCGGCATGGCATCAAGATCGGCACCATCGCCGACCTCATTCACTACCGCCTGAGCACCGAGCAGACCATCAAGCGCATCGGCGAGCGCGAGCTGCCGACCGTGCACGGCACCTTCCGCCTGGTCACCTATGAGGACCGCATTGAAGGCGGTGTGCACATGGCCATGGTCATGGGCGACATCCGTCGCGAGCAACCGACCCTGGTGCGGGTGCACGTGATCGACCCGCTGCGCGACCTGGTCGGTGCCGAATACGCAGGCCCGCCCAATTGGACGCTGTGGGCAGCGCTGCAGAAGGTGGCCGATGAAGGTACTGGCGTGGTGGTGATCCTGGCCAACCATGAATCCTCCCAGGCGCTGCTGGAGCGTGTACCGCAGCTGACCCAGCCGGTAAGGCCTTATCAGCGTGGGCAGTCGAAGGTGTACTCCGAAGTGGGCACCGGGGCGCAGATTCTGCAGGACCTGGGCGTGGGCAAGCTGCGTCACCTGGGGCCACCGCTGAAGTACGCCGGCCTGGCGGGATATGAGCTGGAGGTGGTGCAGAGCATTGCGTTCGAGCCCGTAATGCCGGGCTGA
- a CDS encoding ABC transporter substrate-binding protein, translating into MLLSKRVTAVLSASLLTLACQAAQAADSLNFVSWGGTTQDAQKEAWAVPFTKATDIKVVQDGPTDYGKLKAMVESGNVQWDVVDVEADFALRAASEGLLEPLDFNQIKRDKIDPRFVSDHGVGSFFFSFVLGYNEGKLGANKPVDWTALFDTKTYPGKRALYKWPSPGVLELALLADGVAPDKLYPLDLDRAFKKLDTIKKDIVWWGGGAQSQQLLASGEASLGQFWNGRVYALQQDGAPVGVSWKQNLVMADFLVIPKGAKNKEAAMKFLANASSAEGQAEFANKTAYAPVNVDSVAKLDKDLAPNLPTAYAQDQVTLDFAYWAKNGQAIAARWNEWLVK; encoded by the coding sequence ATGCTGTTGAGCAAACGTGTAACCGCAGTGCTGTCCGCCAGCCTGCTGACCCTGGCATGTCAAGCCGCCCAAGCCGCTGACAGCCTCAACTTCGTCAGCTGGGGCGGGACCACCCAGGACGCCCAGAAAGAAGCGTGGGCCGTACCCTTCACCAAAGCCACCGACATCAAGGTCGTGCAGGACGGCCCCACCGACTACGGCAAGCTCAAGGCCATGGTCGAAAGCGGCAACGTGCAATGGGACGTGGTGGATGTCGAAGCCGACTTTGCCCTGCGCGCCGCCAGCGAAGGCCTGCTCGAACCCCTCGACTTCAACCAGATCAAGCGCGACAAGATCGACCCGCGCTTCGTGTCCGACCACGGCGTCGGCTCGTTCTTCTTCTCCTTCGTACTGGGCTACAACGAAGGCAAGCTCGGTGCCAACAAGCCGGTGGACTGGACCGCACTGTTCGACACCAAGACCTACCCTGGCAAACGCGCCCTGTACAAATGGCCCAGCCCCGGCGTGCTTGAACTGGCCCTGCTGGCCGACGGCGTAGCGCCGGACAAGCTGTACCCGTTGGACCTGGACCGCGCCTTCAAGAAGCTCGACACCATCAAGAAAGACATCGTCTGGTGGGGCGGTGGGGCCCAGTCGCAGCAGCTGCTGGCTTCGGGTGAAGCTTCCCTCGGGCAGTTCTGGAACGGCCGTGTCTACGCCCTGCAGCAAGACGGCGCTCCCGTGGGCGTGAGCTGGAAGCAGAATCTGGTCATGGCCGATTTCCTGGTCATCCCCAAAGGTGCCAAGAACAAGGAGGCGGCCATGAAGTTCCTGGCCAACGCCAGCAGCGCCGAAGGCCAGGCCGAGTTCGCCAACAAGACCGCCTACGCCCCGGTGAACGTCGACAGCGTGGCCAAGCTGGACAAAGACCTTGCGCCAAACCTGCCCACTGCCTACGCCCAGGACCAGGTCACACTCGACTTCGCCTACTGGGCTAAAAACGGTCAGGCCATCGCGGCCCGCTGGAATGAGTGGTTGGTCAAATGA
- a CDS encoding sarcosine oxidase subunit delta has translation MKILTCPLNGPRNISEFTYGGEFKHMPDPARCSDAEWADYVFNSDNLAGVVTEWWLHNASSYWFLAERHTVSDQVLRTFDPKALFDRRVDFTPVATPEIAR, from the coding sequence ATGAAGATCCTGACCTGCCCCTTGAACGGCCCGCGCAACATCAGCGAGTTCACCTACGGCGGCGAATTCAAGCACATGCCCGACCCGGCCCGCTGCAGCGATGCCGAGTGGGCAGACTACGTGTTCAACAGCGACAACCTGGCCGGGGTGGTGACCGAGTGGTGGCTGCACAACGCCTCCAGCTACTGGTTTCTGGCCGAGCGCCACACGGTGAGTGACCAGGTGCTGCGCACCTTCGACCCGAAAGCACTGTTCGACCGCCGTGTCGACTTCACCCCCGTTGCCACACCGGAGATCGCCAGATGA